The region cccaggatgacaaagtgaaactctgtttaaaaaaatatatcacccttggctcggcacctgtggctcaagtggctaaagcgccagccacacacaccagagctggagggtttgaatccagcccaggcctgtcaaacgacaatgacaactacaaccaaaaaatagccaggcattgtagtgggcacctgtagtcccagctacttgggaggctaaggcaagagaatcacttaagcccaggaattggaggttgcgtgagctgtgatgccacagtactctatcgagggcgatagcttgaggctgtatctcaaaaaaaaagaaaaaaaaatgtatcactcTAGTGCAAAGGGAGTAGGCAGCCTTGGGAGAGTAGATCTGGGGTTGGACACTTAGAGGGAGCTGGTGAGGCAGGCTGATTTAATCTTCAGTCCCCAAGGGACTTGGAGGTGTGTCTGGGATAGAACAAAAGCAGTGCGGAAGAGTGCAATGACCCTTGCTTCGCCTGTTCTAGGTGCAGGTGAAAGCCCCAAACACCTCCAAGCTGGTTCCTTCTCTCCCCTTGCAGGCCTGGGCATGTGCTTCAGCTTCCAGTCCAGCGTCACAGTGCTGGGCTTCTACTTCATCCGCTGGCGGGTGCTGGCCAACGCACTGGCCTCGATGGGCACCTCCCTGGGCATCACACTCTGGCCGCTGCTCTCCCTCTACCTGCTGGAGGAGCTGGGCTGGAGGGGGACCTTCCTTGTCTTCGCTGGGGTCTTTCTCCACTGCTGCGTGTGTGGGGCCATCTTGAGGCCTGTGGCCACCAACATGGCCCTTGAAACCAAAGAAATTCCCCTTCTACCTCCCAAGACACCTGCCCCAGGCTGTCTGGCAGTTTGTGGCCGGACCATCCAGCGCCACCTGGCCTTCGATATCCTGCGGCACAATGCACGTTACTGTGTGTTCACGCTGGGTGTGATGTGGATGATGCTGGGTTTTCCTCTGCCGCACGTCTTCCTGGTGCCATACGCCGTGAGGCATGGTGTGGACGAGCAGCGGGCGGCCCTCCTCATCTCCATCATCGGCTTTAGCAACATCTTCCTGCGGCCTGTGGCTGGGCTGGTGGCAAGCCGGCCGGCATTTGCCAGTCACCGCAAGTACCTGTTCAGCCTGGCAGTCCTGCTCAATGGGCTCACCAATCTGGTGTGCATGGTATCTGCCGACTTCTCCGTGCTGGTGGGCTACAGCCTGGCGTACAGCGTATCCATGAGCGGCATCGGTGCCCTCATATTCCAGGTCCTCATGGACATTGTTCCCATGCAGCAATTCCCGAGCGCCCTGGGCCTCTTGACCATCCTGGAGGGCATCGCTCTCCTCATCTCCCCACCATTGGCTGGTGAGGCCAGGAGGGGAGCAGTCAGATGTGCACAGGTGTGGcctgggtgggtgggggatgGAGCAAAGGGGAGAAGTCTGGAAAGGTTTGGGCCCAGGCCAGCATCTTCAGAAGACTATCCTACAGCCGGTTCCTTAACTGGCAACTGGGGTGCCATGAATGAACAGCAAAAGACATGGGTGTGTCTGCTGGGCCTACCTGACTCCTTTGTCTTCCTtcctgtgcctctgtttcccatCAGTAAAGTGAGGTTAGGGGGATCTCACAGGCTTCTTGTGAGGGTCCCAAGTCACACAGCTCAGGGCTTAGTGGAGAGACGTGCTGTGCAGTCAGCACTGTGCCTGTTTTTGCTGTTGTGAACACCCTGTTTCTCCTACTTCCTGCCTGTGGGACCTGGGTGAATCATTTTCCTCCTCAGAGACACAATGTTACCTACAAAATGCAGAACAGAATACCTGCCCTAACCATTTATTCACCTGTGCCAGTTGCTAGGTGCACATGGCTGAATACAAAGGTCCTCACCCTCTGGGAGCTTACCTTCTGCCACAGGTAAACTTGGGAAAGAGACACATTTGTGACCATAGTGGTAAAAGAGACCATccctggcaacatagtgagactctgactctacaaaaaacttaaaaatttgcCCGGCATAATGGCAGGTGTAGTCCTAGTTAGTAGAGAGGCTGGGGCAgcagggtcacttgaacccaggagtatgaggttgctgtgagctgtgataatatcactgccctctagcccgggtgatagagtgagatggagatagagtgagaccctgtttcaaaaaaaaaaaaaaagtagtggagacCCATGTGAGAGGCAGCTGAAAGCATGACACCCTAGCACCTGAGGGAAGGTTTGTAAAGCCCTCGGTGCTGGAGCACCCAACAGATAACATGTGCTGGTGGATATTATAGTAAAGCCAGAGGTTGACTCCAGCCCAGTGGGGACTCTTTCTCCAAGTGTGGCATTGGAAGTTCCAGTTTCTAAGGGAGTTCTCCAAGCAAACAAATGAAGGGAGCTATCCAGGAAGAGGTGTGGGTGACTCTGGATCACTGTCCCCAAGGGTAAAGGGATTATGCCCTTACGTTCTTTTTCAGGCAGCTGACCCTTTCTACCCAGGCCAGAGTAGGTTTAGTGTTTCTTCCCGTCTGTTCATTTTACGAATATCTCTCAAGTGCCTACTGGGTGCTAGCCGTGATTCCTagtataggcagtccctgggttacaaacaaaataggttctataggtttatTCTGAAGTTGACTTTGTATGTAACTTGGAACCGATATATTTACCTATTATAATAGCATCCATTCATAACTGTAAGTTTTATGcaaatcagatgtttgtaactcagggactgcctgtacaacagagacaaaaataaaatctctgctCTCAGGAATCACACGATTGAGTTGGGGGAGGCCTGGTAGCCCTGAGCAGTGGCCTAACCTGCTCTCTGTCCCACAGGGTTGCTCCTGGACACCACCAACAACTTCAGCTACATTTTCTTCATGTCCAGCTTTTTCCTCATCTCGGCTGCCCTCTTCATGGGCGGCAGCTTCTATTCCCTGCAGAAGAAGGAGCAGCATggtaagcaggctgaggaggaaggagccAGAGAGGAGGCTGCCCCAGAGTGGGGTCGGACCTTGGAAGGCAAAGACAGTCCCGAGAAGCGGCTGTGCCCCGAGATCATGTATGTGACCAGCGTCTGAGCCTGCAGGTCTGTGAGTGACCACCATCTCAGCCCAGGAGTGGGACCTCCAGCTGTTTCACCAGGGACTGGGTGAAGGGTGGCTCAGGAAGCCTGAGTCTAAGGCTGTACAGGCTCTACAAGTTGGGACTCAGCTAGGAGCTGGGGCCATGGAGTTGGATCCCCTCCCACCAGCAGAACCCAGGAGCAGGCACCAAGGCACCTGGATTTGTCACACCAGCTCAGTTCAGCTGGCTGCTCACTACTGCTCCTACAGCTCAACAAACTGGACCTTCAAGCCCAGCCTAGATACCTCCAACATCATTTCTCTTTGCCCTTCTCTGGCGTCTAGATGGTTCTGAAGAGCTAGCTCACCTTCCTCCAGGGCCCTTTTGCCCCTGTCTTTCCAAGTGACCCAGCCCTTCCCTTTCAAAGCAGCCAATGATAGTGGTGTGGTTGCCCCATGCAGGTCATGGGGTCTCACACTGACTGTCTTGAGAGGCTGCGGTGGAGGGCCAGGCTAAGGGGTTGGCCTGCATGTAGCACTGGGGCAGATTAAAGGTCAAAGGGAGTGCTCATCCTGGCACCTGCACAGAGAGCAGGAGGGGAGCCTCTGGCTTGGGGCTAGAATTGGTGAAGTCTGAGGGGTCCCCTGCACTCTCACTGGGGCCTGTTCTAAGGACTGCCTTCCTCATCTGCCCCACTCTGTAATCTTGGTGGGGAGTATTAATGCTGAGGTTGCAGGAAGACAGACATTtgagtggtgggggtgggggtggggggaaggctgGTTAGGCACTCTGAATTAAGACTCCTGTGAAAAGGAGGctgccttgggcggcgcctgtggctcaaaggagtagggtgccagccccatatactagaggtggtgggttcaaacccggccccagccaaaaaaaataaaaataaaaggaggctGCCTTGGTGACAGAAGCCCTTCTAATCCCCATCCTGTCCTCCTCAGGCCCCTCTTATCCCTGCCATGATAGAGCTGTCACCCCTGGGGTGAGTAAATGGCTGGGCCAGCTGCCAGTCTAGCCTGCTCCCTGCTGGCTTATGTCTGGGACTTGGAGGTCGGAGCTCCCCCCACTAAGGTCAGCACCCAGGGACTAACTTGTCATCAGCCCAGGCCTATCCCAGCAGGGTACTAAAGGAATGGGAAACAGAGTTTGTttgaattaaatacaaaaatgttcCCTGCAGCAGGTCATAAACTCTGTGAACTAATGAAGCTGGAAAACAGACCTAGtgttctc is a window of Nycticebus coucang isolate mNycCou1 chromosome 18, mNycCou1.pri, whole genome shotgun sequence DNA encoding:
- the SLC16A5 gene encoding monocarboxylate transporter 6 isoform X2, which gives rise to MPQALEQADGRWAWVVLLASLVSQGLTLGFPTCIGVFFTELKRDFQASNSETSWVPSIMIAVIHVGGPLCSILVERFGYRVTAMLGGVLASLGMVASSFSYTLIQLYLTAGFITGLGMCFSFQSSVTVLGFYFIRWRVLANALASMGTSLGITLWPLLSLYLLEELGWRGTFLVFAGVFLHCCVCGAILRPVATNMALETKEIPLLPPKTPAPGCLAVCGRTIQRHLAFDILRHNARYCVFTLGVMWMMLGFPLPHVFLVPYAVRHGVDEQRAALLISIIGFSNIFLRPVAGLVASRPAFASHRKYLFSLAVLLNGLTNLVCMVSADFSVLVGYSLAYSVSMSGIGALIFQVLMDIVPMQQFPSALGLLTILEGIALLISPPLAGLLLDTTNNFSYIFFMSSFFLISAALFMGGSFYSLQKKEQHGKQAEEEGAREEAAPEWGRTLEGKDSPEKRLCPEIMYVTSV
- the SLC16A5 gene encoding monocarboxylate transporter 6 isoform X3 produces the protein MRRRQGPLCSILVERFGYRVTAMLGGVLASLGMVASSFSYTLIQLYLTAGFITGLGMCFSFQSSVTVLGFYFIRWRVLANALASMGTSLGITLWPLLSLYLLEELGWRGTFLVFAGVFLHCCVCGAILRPVATNMALETKEIPLLPPKTPAPGCLAVCGRTIQRHLAFDILRHNARYCVFTLGVMWMMLGFPLPHVFLVPYAVRHGVDEQRAALLISIIGFSNIFLRPVAGLVASRPAFASHRKYLFSLAVLLNGLTNLVCMVSADFSVLVGYSLAYSVSMSGIGALIFQVLMDIVPMQQFPSALGLLTILEGIALLISPPLAGEARRGAVRCAQGCSWTPPTTSATFSSCPAFSSSRLPSSWAAASIPCRRRSSMVSRLRRKEPERRLPQSGVGPWKAKTVPRSGCAPRSCM
- the SLC16A5 gene encoding monocarboxylate transporter 6 isoform X1, coding for MPQALEQADGRWAWVVLLASLVSQGLTLGFPTCIGVFFTELKRDFQASNSETSWVPSIMIAVIHVGGPLCSILVERFGYRVTAMLGGVLASLGMVASSFSYTLIQLYLTAGFITGLGMCFSFQSSVTVLGFYFIRWRVLANALASMGTSLGITLWPLLSLYLLEELGWRGTFLVFAGVFLHCCVCGAILRPVATNMALETKEIPLLPPKTPAPGCLAVCGRTIQRHLAFDILRHNARYCVFTLGVMWMMLGFPLPHVFLVPYAVRHGVDEQRAALLISIIGFSNIFLRPVAGLVASRPAFASHRKYLFSLAVLLNGLTNLVCMVSADFSVLVGYSLAYSVSMSGIGALIFQVLMDIVPMQQFPSALGLLTILEGIALLISPPLAGEARRGAVRCAQGCSWTPPTTSATFSSCPAFSSSRLPSSWAAASIPCRRRSSMVSRLRRKEPERRLPQSGVGPWKAKTVPRSGCAPRSCM
- the SLC16A5 gene encoding monocarboxylate transporter 6 isoform X4 — its product is MLGGVLASLGMVASSFSYTLIQLYLTAGFITGLGMCFSFQSSVTVLGFYFIRWRVLANALASMGTSLGITLWPLLSLYLLEELGWRGTFLVFAGVFLHCCVCGAILRPVATNMALETKEIPLLPPKTPAPGCLAVCGRTIQRHLAFDILRHNARYCVFTLGVMWMMLGFPLPHVFLVPYAVRHGVDEQRAALLISIIGFSNIFLRPVAGLVASRPAFASHRKYLFSLAVLLNGLTNLVCMVSADFSVLVGYSLAYSVSMSGIGALIFQVLMDIVPMQQFPSALGLLTILEGIALLISPPLAGEARRGAVRCAQGCSWTPPTTSATFSSCPAFSSSRLPSSWAAASIPCRRRSSMVSRLRRKEPERRLPQSGVGPWKAKTVPRSGCAPRSCM